DNA sequence from the Coffea eugenioides isolate CCC68of chromosome 9, Ceug_1.0, whole genome shotgun sequence genome:
TTCTTAGACTCTCTCCTCTTTAGAATACTGCAGCCTGATTAACAACAATCTTCTTGATTGATCAGAGTATTTTGCTACTGGTGTTTATCTCTTTGTGCAAAAACACTACTAGTTTCTGGGGTTGATATTTATGGACAAAGGATGGGGCGTAACCGTAGATAATTCTGACAAAATAGGATTTTTTGGAAATAAGCCGGTTTTTGGATTCAATTTGAGTCCTAGGTTGAATCCTAGCAAGGGTAGTCTGAGTATGTTTCCGGCCGCCGAGTTTTTGGCCAATCAGAACCGCCGGGAAGACTCGCACGCTGCTGCTTCGTCCGATGGTGAGAAGAGGGTTGTTGTTGGCGAAGTTGACTTCTTTTCGGACAAGAAGAAGGCTAATGATATCCTGATCAAGAAAGAAGATTGTCATGGTGAAGACAAGATGAAGACTAACATGGACGTTGTAAATGTAAGCATCCCACAAGAcagtagtacttttttttttgtcttaatCTGATATATCTGGTGAATTAATCCAATCCCATTACTTCACGATTATGTGCTTacctctttttgttttttgttttccccctgTATAGACGGGCCTCCAACTTGTTATCGCGAACACTGGAAGTGATCAATCCACGGTGGATGATGGAGTTTCATCAGATATTGAAGATAAAAGGGCTAAGCTTGAGGTAAGAGGATGACAATTAACTTTCTTATCGACTGAATGATGTTTCAAGTCTAATTTGGTGATTTAGTTAAATGAGCTTTCACGTTTTGATAATAATTTCCTGTTTTGCACAATTAATTCAGCTGGCTCAGCTTCAAGTGGAGCTTGAAGGAATGAATGCTGAAAATCGAAGGTTGAGAGAGATGCTAAGTCAGGTTAGCAACAATTACACTGCCCTGCAAATGCACCTCATGACATTGACGCACCAGCAACAACAGAATGCCAAACCCCAAACCACACAAGACCATGAGGTAGATTTGTCTAACTGTTAACTCGATATAATATTCAATCAtatatggattttttttttcactattTATTTTGAGATGCTGAATAAATTTTGCATCATTTAGATTGGAGAAAGGAAATCTGAAGAAAATAAACCTGAAAATGGAGGAGTTGTAGTTCCAAGACAATTCTTGGACTTAGGCCCTAGTGGCACAGCCGAGATGGACGAGCCAACCAATTCTTCGTCTGAGGAGAGAACCCTTTCCGGATCACCCCACAATAATATGGAACTGTCTAGGAATAAAGGAGTTGGTAGGGAAGAAAGCCCCGAGTCACAAGGCTGGGCTCCCAACAAAGTTGCCAAACTAAACGCATCATCGAAGACTGTTGATCATGCTCAAGCCGAAGCTACCATGAGGAAAGCTCGTGTTTCTGTTCGAGCCCGATCAGAAGCTCCCATGGTAATTCATGATACAATCCTTAACAATGATCAAGCTGATGATATTAAGTACATGTGAGGATTGATTTGTTTACTAAACCAATTCGATCAAATCAAATACAGATTACTGATGGATGCCAATGGCGAAAATATGGACAAAAGATGGCCAAAGGAAATCCGTGTCCGCGTGCTTACTACCGGTGCACCATGGCTGTTGGTTGTCCAGTGCGCAAACAGGTACGTAAAAAAATTACTACACCAAGAAAGCATTTATTTTGATCAAATGATAAGCAAGCATGTTTCTAATTTCAAGATCTGCACAGGCTATAATATTTATGAATGAATTTTATATTCAATTCCAGGTTCAGAGGTGTGCTGAGGACCGAACTGTCCTAATAACAACATACGAAGGTACTCACAACCATCCGCTTCCTCCGGCCGCCATGGCGATGGCTTCGACGACGTCTGCAGCCGCGAATATGCTACTTTCGGGCTCCATGTCAAGTGCCGATGGACTGATGAATCCCAACTTTCTAGCAAGAACCATTCTACCTTGCTCATCTAACATGGCAACAATTTCAGCCTCGGCTCCATTTCCAACAGTCACACTAGACCTTACTCAAACTCCAAATCCATTACAATTCCAAAGACAACCCTCCACCCCATTTCAGCTTCCTTTTGGAACCCCTCCCCAGAACTTTCCTCCGGTGGCTAACCCACAAATGCATCAGGTTTTTGGCCAAGCATTGTACAATCAATCGAAGTTTTCTGGTCTCCAAGTGTCCCAGGACATTGAAgctgcagcagcagcagcacaAATGCAAAACCAAGGGCAACATCCACAGGTGCAACAAGGACAGCACCACCCATCATTCGCTGACACGCTTAGCGCTGCCACGGCCGCGATCACAGCTGATCCCAACTTCACCGCGGCCCTTGCAGCTGCTATCAGTTCTATCATTGGTGGTTCTCATCCCAGCAGCAGCAACAATAGTAATCCAACCGCATCAACACCGCCAACTGCCAATTTTCCTGGGAATTAATTTCAAGagcttccattttcttgctttttttttttgtggagaTATTTGATGTTAATTAATTTTGTctaatctttctttttcctttttttccctcaCATGTATTTTGGCTGAACATAGTTAACATGTTcatattttttagtttttttaggtCGGGCCTGCAGAGGAAAATGTTggaacataaaaaaaaaaattcttcatttatttttttgccACTTTCTGTAGTgataaattttatttgaatttcagTAAATACCGTAGAACCCAAGAAGAATGAAACGCCAAGAGCAATTGCGCGTTACTCCGAGTGAATTTGAATTATGTTATTTTAGCTTTCTATTTGGTTTATTAAATATCTGTGGGcgaagaaaataataatatgtaTGAAGAAGTAGTCGACGAAGAAGAAACGGATAATCAGACGCGTGAAAAGCGACAGGTATATTCTGATTCGGTAGGAGGAGTGGTCGCCGGTCAATAACTACGGCCATTATTTTTGACACGCAATTGGATAGACTTGACGGAGATGGAGTAGACCACAAGAGACCTCATGGCAGCTCCTTTTGATGATTCTTTAAAGCACGATTCTCGTGGGGATAATGAATGCATCTCTTTGATTAGGTTTACGTCTCTGAATGGAGACAATGGTTGAGCTGTATTATCAATCCCACAATAATGAATAATTTTAAAGTTTTGAATTtctttaaaaattatttttaataaaagaaaaaaaatgagatttaagAAAGTAGAAAAGAGGGATCAAAGATTTGAACGcaaaacttttaattttttacgAGATTTCATTCCCAAGGAATGTCTGAAATCAACTCTATAAGAAATCTTGGTTGGAAAAAACAAGGGAAAAGTGAATGGCCTACTTTGGCCAAACCAGCGAGGGGACCAAAATTTTATCTGATAAGATCATCATCAAGAATTATACTTCTAATGCCTTGAAAAGAAAGAGCTAATGCAGCAATTCCTAGCAATAAAGTTTGAAATTGAAAAGATCATCTTCTTTGACTTGTTTGCAATTATCCTTGTGTAAGTGAAGGGGTTATGATTCATTTTCTCCGGAAAGGGGAAATATCAAAATGATCACTGTAACTCAATTGACAATGCGTGGAAAAGTATCTTGACACGTAATTGATGATTTTGATATGTGCGCAAAAAAATCTACCATTAAGTTCTCTTCTTTCTTTGGAATGGGACCCCGTCTATTTATGTTCTTCAACTCGATCCTACAAAGCTACTTCCCGTGTAATTCCAAGATAAAAGTCGCCCTAAGGCTGCTGCAAACCTTTGTTGCTTCCTATCATCAAGAGCTATGGTATCAGATAAAACTCTTTATATTGATCAATCGAAAAgcagttttggtgaagtttaaTGTGGAATTCTTTTGGCTTAACAAGGATGGCTGATAATTGGGTAACCATACCATTGCTTAGCCAACAAGTTAGCGGTCATTGTTGTCCTTCATTTGCAAGTCAATCTCATCTCCCCcttttaatccaaatggagaTAGGAACTGctttttcttccttgtttggAAAGGGattttccacaaaaaaaaaactcaatgtttccgtgaacacattttcTAATTATCTTTCTACTTTACATAAATCAAATCGGTacagtacatttttttttataaaaactctaaaaaaattgcaatccaaacacgaAATTTCCTTAAGTTGTCAGGCTAAGGAGTTAGGGCTTGGCTAATCAAGTACTCCCTGGCATTCAGGTTACATAAATTCAAGTGTTAATATTTTAACAAGAGCAAAACTAATTTGAGAATGTATTCAATTGTAGGAGAGCATTCCTAATAAATCTAAATATGTGTATTCATATGGTAAATATGATAAATTAGGTGTTTCTTAAACATGTATCTTAATGAGTGCTCTGGTTTACTAAAAACCACAAGAAAATATCACTCCATAAGGGGGGAGGAAACACAATAAAATAAGGTTAGCGGACGTTGATTTATTTACTTGAAACCTTATGATTTGGACATCACGATATAGTTCTGTTTCCTATGTTCTTAAATTCATTGCCAAAGTTATCAAATATAACAGAAATTAAGGTTCTGAATTGTGTTTCTTCAGAGAGTAAATTTCCCTAGCTTCTTCAAGCCCAAGTATTTAACTTCGTAATTTTAAGTCATCTTATAGTTAGAGCTGTTAAATGAAACGAGCAACTCGAAAGCTCAATTGAGCTcaactcgataaggctcgagctcgactcgttaatTGTGATAAATGAATCGAGTGCGAGCTCGAGATATGCTCATTTAATTAACAAGTCGAGTAAGCTCGACTCGTTTGTTATCTGAGTAGCTCGATTAGGCTTGATAAGGAAGGGTATATATGTCATTTCAcaattcaaaaatataaaaattaaaaattatagatTTTTATTGGGGTCAATTTGcacgagttcgaactcgagccACATGTCCCATTTGGCAAGCCGTGTCTGAACACATTTCAAAGCTTGTCCACCTAGTCGAGCAAGATTGAGCTGGGCTCGAGttaaactcgagtcgagctcagCAACCAAATACTCGGCTCGCTTAACAGTACTACTTATAAGCACTACAAGTAGAAAGTTTCTATATGTACAAGAATTTTAATATtgacaaaatttactcaaaaatgttaaaattcatttttagtaAATTGGCTTCTTTTAGATAGGAATCTTAATGTGTGTGGGAATAGTTAGTTTTCTAATTGTTTTAATTACTTAAAGTAatagtaaaaaaattttctatttatatgagtttagaaattagaagttatttcctattttCTATAAGTTTAGAAATTAGTAGTTATTTCCTATTATTACTTACGCCAACACCCAAGTAATATGGTTTATAATTAGGTGGGGGTTGGCATACAGCACATAATGAGCGACATatagccttatacatggggtAAAAGGATTTTCAGGAGTTGGGAGAAATTATATAAGAGTTGGATTTGGGTTCGACTTATATTTTGTATGGAATTTATTCTCTCTGAATAAAGAATAGGTTTCTCTCCACAGACATATGCTCAATGATGGAGTCAAATCATATTAAATCTTGTGTGCCGTTTATCTTTTATACTTGTGGCTTATTTGTTATTAAATTTTGTGTACTTAATATATCAATAATAATTTGTTCCGCGTCTAAATCCCAACAATCATTAATTCCATAATTTTGCAATCTTTTATACTTAACTCTCAacttaaaagaaaatttgaaaattaagcTTTATTGAATTGTTCACTTGTTTGTTATCAAATTTCCTTTAGATATCTCCTATTTTATTTATAGGTTTGACAAGAGTGAAACTAATTTGAGGGAGTATCTAAATTCAGGAGGCAATAAATGTGAGCATGTATATTCACATGATAAGTTAAATGTAATTTAGAAAGAAAAATTCAGGAGACACAGACACTTCTAGTCGATGCATAGCTCTAATGTACATACTATTAGGGCtgtaaatattatttgaaaattgaatatttgaaggTTGAAAATGTTTActattttttggttaaatttagGGCTTGGAAGAAGATCTTTTTCCATTTGCTGCATCTTATCCATGTATTTGCTAATATTGATGATCTCCTGGGATCGATGAAATGATCCTtgctatttaaaaaaaaaagaattatttgttTATCTGTTAACATACATTTCCTTTCCTTGGGATTGTGAATGGTGATGCATTTTGGATCTACAGTTCCGTGAATTTCAATATCAACttcgtttggattgctatttttttaaattttttataaaaaaaatgtattataataaTTCAATGtgtataagataaaaaaaaagtgattaaaaaatatattcacacataaaaatatttttagtaGAAAACTACAATCTAATTAACATTTTCTTGGGATGGGAATGGGATCATCACAGAAGGGCTGCTTTGGCGACTTTGGTTGTTGGGCAATATAAAATTGACTTTGGGCACATGATGCATCCACCAATCATGTTTGTTCAGATGGGGCATAAAATTTTGACAACAACCCAACTTGTGACTTTGTGGGTCGCACCGTACTTGATCCGCCGTACAGCAATGTTTACCAAAACCAACGGCCTTAGCACCAAGTCCAAGTCCCACATGCTTCCATGTGATTTGGTCGCGCATCCATTGTCCACTATtacttatttttataaattagtTTTGCATCTACCAATGACGTTTACACTGACACCGTTGGATACAAGTTGGATATGTTAAAAATGGACTTTAAATTTTAATTGGAATAAAGTGACATCCATCTAAAGGTActaaaatatacaaaattaattttacttttagtaGCTTTTAGCTAattgattttctcttttttgacAAGATTGAGTAGCTTCAAGAAGGTATATAGTTAAGACTGCTGTtacatagtttttttttaatccacTATTTGGATGGACAATATCAAATTAAAACATGGAATAATGTCTATCCTCTAGAATGCATGTCTGAAATTAGGGGAAAGATGATTAGTAGAAATGCAAAGGAAAATATGAGAATCTCAACTTAGATTTGTTTCTATTTAATTATATATCTTCATAAATGTGTAGCATATTGATGCGAAAGCGCCTTGTTGCCAATTAGCAGTAATGGTGTATTCTGAAACATAATTATTGTATgaattaatcttctatatactgacagtgtatacacacTCGCCTTTAGATGCATGACGCATgattcgaatttgaatttgaaactcaaattttatCTATGTGTCGTATATCCAAccgtgatagtatatacaccgtcaatatatataagatttactattGTTGTATTGTTCTTTAGcgatattttctttttctctttatcCTTTGTTTTTGGGGCGAGGGATTAGCGAGATCACAATATTTGTACGAGTGTCAAGAATTCAACCTAAATTTGGCTGTGATAATGTAAAAGGATTATCATTTGGTGGAAACATATGTGTTTAAGCTGTAATTTTGGGTCAGACTAGCTTAATTATGTAGGGAATGGCTCTAATACCTAAGTATACGCTCAAAATTGATATGCTTGTAAAAGTTCAGAGATTAGGTTATCATTCTACTTTAAGTTTAAAGGGCAAGAAAAAGAATGATGGAAGTTTTGGAGAACTATATAGCAATTCTGCTAATATTCCAACTGTACAAGTCGACCTAGTCATTTATATCCAGTCACACCACATAGAAGTTGAAGCTACAAACTACCAAACTGTTAACAATTCGTAATAATTGACATCCTAACATGTTTTTTTTGGGAGGTTAAAAGGTGGAACTTAGGACATCAGAAACAGTTGAAGAAGAATTCTTCAAGTTGGAGTCCACTAACACATTAAATGGGCTTTGAGCCCAAGTATCCAAACATTTTTCAAGTTTGCCAGAATGGCTACAGGTATTGCCTATTGTTTATCGGATAACTTTTTAATACattagtaaaaaaatttttatatacaaACATATTTAGATTATGTCACATATCAAATTTAAACTATATATATGTAGCATACATCCAAAACTGTTAGtgtaaaaataattattatattgTTAGTGCATAAAATTTATCATGTCCAAAAAATGTGGGATCAAAACTGCAATTTTCTCAACTTCTTGGGGTGGATAAGATCTCTTACAAAGTAGAGTGTGAGGCAAACCTACGTACAACTGAGCCCCTCAATTTTGTGAATACTCTTTTTCCACAATTGCCTCAAAAGCATATGTCAAGatgtatacacacacatatatatacatatatatacatatatatatgtatatatgtatgtatgtatatgtgtgtgtgtgtggacTTTCAAAATATTATTCGAGTTAAAAAGCGATTAGAAAATGTGCTCAcagaaaacataaaatttttttggtagaaaattGTAATCCAAACACTTTTGCGACTAAAATGTGATTATGATAGATTAATCCAACGCATCCAATTTAATAGACCTTTTGATACATCAACTAATACAAAGCATGCTACCATAAATTGTTAGGTTATTTATCTTCTAATGCTTTAGATTGGTTATAATTCCAAACTGCAAGCCAAAATGTACCAGCAAGCATTTAACTTAAGAGATGATGCGCAAAGGTGACACAAAAGCGACAACGAAGGTGGACGACTGACTTCCGTCGGCGAAAAGTCTTTAATCTTCATTCCTTTCACTTCACCCTTTTCTTCATCCTCTGATACTTAACTTTGCCGCTTAGCACCGACAATGGATTAAAGCTTTTGATAGCGATGTGTATGCTCGTTTCActtcactcttttcttcagTTTGTTTGCTGTAGCTGACTGGCTTCTTCTACCATGGTCTAGATTACTAATCACCTTGTTACACTTCCAATCCTCATAGTTACTACAAAGGTAATGACTGTGATGCTTTTACTACGCAAACAGATTTCTAATGATTTCACTTAGTACgtttgagattttaaaaattacatttacctctCTTAGCTGTTTAAAATGATAATACAAGCCTTAACATTATAGGGAAATTTTATTGTTTGCATTATACAAAGGATgggttttataatttttttccctttctcatTCTTATTCATTTCTCTTACAATTTATCAGACAATCCAAAAAACTATCAATGTTATCCTCAACCTCTATGGTGATCAAACATCAAACtagtaacattttttttaaaacttttaatatcatccaattttttgaactctttttttttttgtatcaaaatcaagaataaatcaaCAATAACTGAAAAACAAATGGCATAAAATCACTATCAAACTATGGTAATTCTATCATTGAAATAGTCCacaaacttaaaaaaaaaaagacacttTCTTCTCTATCTCAAAAAGAATCTATATTCTCAATAAAACACTATGAAAAGTAGCCGATTGTAGTGACAGATTTATTATTATAGTTAATTATC
Encoded proteins:
- the LOC113782684 gene encoding probable WRKY transcription factor 31, giving the protein MDKGWGVTVDNSDKIGFFGNKPVFGFNLSPRLNPSKGSLSMFPAAEFLANQNRREDSHAAASSDGEKRVVVGEVDFFSDKKKANDILIKKEDCHGEDKMKTNMDVVNTGLQLVIANTGSDQSTVDDGVSSDIEDKRAKLELAQLQVELEGMNAENRRLREMLSQVSNNYTALQMHLMTLTHQQQQNAKPQTTQDHEIGERKSEENKPENGGVVVPRQFLDLGPSGTAEMDEPTNSSSEERTLSGSPHNNMELSRNKGVGREESPESQGWAPNKVAKLNASSKTVDHAQAEATMRKARVSVRARSEAPMITDGCQWRKYGQKMAKGNPCPRAYYRCTMAVGCPVRKQVQRCAEDRTVLITTYEGTHNHPLPPAAMAMASTTSAAANMLLSGSMSSADGLMNPNFLARTILPCSSNMATISASAPFPTVTLDLTQTPNPLQFQRQPSTPFQLPFGTPPQNFPPVANPQMHQVFGQALYNQSKFSGLQVSQDIEAAAAAAQMQNQGQHPQVQQGQHHPSFADTLSAATAAITADPNFTAALAAAISSIIGGSHPSSSNNSNPTASTPPTANFPGN